One Miscanthus floridulus cultivar M001 chromosome 11, ASM1932011v1, whole genome shotgun sequence DNA window includes the following coding sequences:
- the LOC136493545 gene encoding probable protein phosphatase 2C 43 translates to MWPWLERIASACWDRVRRYTPTRKGEDDGDELLWSRDLARHAAGEFSFAVVQANDVLEDHSQVETAAAATFVGVYDGHGGAEASRFISNHLSAHIVRLAQEHGTMSEDVVRKAFSATEEGFLSLVRRTHLIKPAMATIGSCCLVGIIWRGTLYLANLGDSRAVVGSLNGSNRIVAEQLTRDHNASMEEIRQELRTLHPDDSQIVVLKNGVWRIKGIIQVSRSIGDAYLKKREFTADPSTARFHLSEPLRRPVLTSEPSVCSRVLSSQDRFLIFASDGLWEHLSNQQAVEIVHNNPREGVARRLVQAALKEAARKREMRYGDIKKLDKGVRRYIHDDITVVVVFIDHELQSEDSASTSVPELSVRGFVDAGGRSSFSGLNDIT, encoded by the exons ATGTGGCCGTGGCTGGAGAGGATTGCATCCGCGTGCTGGGACCGGGTCCGGAGGTACACGCCTACGAGGAAGGGTGAGGACGACGGCGACGAGCTGTTGTGGTCGCGGGACCTCGCGCGGCACGCGGCGGGCGAGTTCTCCTTCGCCGTCGTGCAGGCCAACGACGTGCTGGAGGACCACAGCCAGGTGGAGACGGCCGCCGCTGCCACCTTCGTCGGCGTCTACGACGGCCACGGGGGCGCCGAGGCGTCCCGCTTCATCTCTAACCACCTTTCTGCGCATATCGTCC GTCTTGCACAGGAACATGGAACAATGTCTGAGGATGTTGTTCGGAAGGCCTTTTCTGCTACAGAGGAAGGCTTCCTGTCGCTTGTGCGCAGAACACATTTGATAAAACCTGCTATGGCTACTATTGGATCTTGCTGTCTGGTTGGTATCATATGGAGAGGGACACTCTACCTGGCCAATCTTGGTGATTCTCGGGCGGTGGTTGGTTCTTTGAATGGATCAAACAGGATTGTTGCTGAGCAGTTAACAAGAGACCATAATGCTAGCATGGAAGAAATTAGGCAGGAGCTTAGGACTCTTCATCCTGATGATTCGCAAATCGTTGTTCTTAAAAATGGTGTTTGGCGCATCAAAGGCATCATACAG GTTTCAAGGTCTATAGGTGACGCATACTTGAAGAAGCGAGAATTCACTGCTGATCCATCCACAGCCCGTTTCCACCTCTCCGAACCTCTCCGCCGGCCTGTTCTGACGTCAGAGCCATCTGTATGTTCAAGAGTTCTTAGTTCACAAGACCGTTTTTTGATCTTTGCATCGGATGGATTATGGGAGCACCTCTCAAACCAGCAAGCTGTTGAAATTGTCCACAATAATCCACGAGAA GGTGTTGCAAGGAGATTGGTACAAGCAGCTCTAAAAGAAGCTGCAAGGAAGAGGGAAATGAGGTATGGTGATATTAAGAAGCTCGATAAAGGAGTCCGGCGCTACATCCACGACGACATAACAGTTGTTGTTGTCTTCATCGATCATGAACTGCAGTCGGAGGATTCTGCTTCAACCTCTGTTCCTGAACTCTCAGTTCGTGGGTTTGTTGATGCAGGGGGGCGCTCCAGCTTTTCAGGGTTGAATGACATTACTTGA
- the LOC136491336 gene encoding organelle RRM domain-containing protein 6, chloroplastic-like isoform X2 has translation MASAHAGFALTIAASRSFSFTIVACPSPSPTHRPAAASVGVRNQQRASTATACLQQPSASHDAATRLYVSGLSFRTTEQSLRDAFEKFGDLTEVCLVMDRVAKRPRGFALLSYTEEEEARGAMEGMHGKFLDGRVIFVEVAKQRHGP, from the exons ATGGCGAGCGCTCACGCCGGCTTTGCCCTCACGATCGCTGCTTCCAGAAGCTTCAGCTTCACTATCGTGGCATGCCCCTCGCCCTCGCCCACGCATCGTCCAGCCGCCGCCTCCGTTGGGGTCCGCAACCAGCAGCGCGCGTCCACTGCCACGGCCTGCCTCCAGCAGCCGAGTGCCTCCCATGACGCCGCCACCAGGCTGTACGTCAGCG GTCTTTCGTTCCGCACCACTGAACAGAGCCTCCGGGACGCGTTCGAGAAGTTTGGTGACCTTACGGAAG TTTGTCTCGTGATGGATAGAGTAGCAAAGCGACCGAGAGGTTTCGCTTTGCTTTCTTACACCGAGGAGGAGGAAGCCAGGGGCGCCATGGAAGGAATGCACGGGAAG TTCCTGGATGGCAGAGTAATCTTTGTTGAGGTTGCGAAACAAAGGCATGGACCCTGA
- the LOC136491336 gene encoding organelle RRM domain-containing protein 6, chloroplastic-like isoform X1 codes for MASAHAGFALTIAASRSFSFTIVACPSPSPTHRPAAASVGVRNQQRASTATACLQQPSASHDAATRLYVSGLSFRTTEQSLRDAFEKFGDLTEVCLVMDRVAKRPRGFALLSYTEEEEARGAMEGMHGKVKDVQIVRCLCDNLLIVRCSDNL; via the exons ATGGCGAGCGCTCACGCCGGCTTTGCCCTCACGATCGCTGCTTCCAGAAGCTTCAGCTTCACTATCGTGGCATGCCCCTCGCCCTCGCCCACGCATCGTCCAGCCGCCGCCTCCGTTGGGGTCCGCAACCAGCAGCGCGCGTCCACTGCCACGGCCTGCCTCCAGCAGCCGAGTGCCTCCCATGACGCCGCCACCAGGCTGTACGTCAGCG GTCTTTCGTTCCGCACCACTGAACAGAGCCTCCGGGACGCGTTCGAGAAGTTTGGTGACCTTACGGAAG TTTGTCTCGTGATGGATAGAGTAGCAAAGCGACCGAGAGGTTTCGCTTTGCTTTCTTACACCGAGGAGGAGGAAGCCAGGGGCGCCATGGAAGGAATGCACGGGAAGGTGAAAGATGTTCAGATCGTCAGATGCTTGTGTGATAATCTGTTGATCGTCAGATGTTCAGATAACTTGTAG
- the LOC136491335 gene encoding protein REVEILLE 2-like yields the protein MARFQAMNDQRPAADHVGHGNFMDHLKNTLNSGDMDLPGGARAPKARKPYTISKQREKWTEDEHKLFLEALQQHGRAWRRIQEHIGSKTAVQIRSHAQKFFSKVIRESSGDSNSVAAPPQIQIPPPRPKRRPTHPYPRKLGNSVGKDASAIKQLQKPPLQTQSLSEQENCSPKSVLSTAQIDSETLQTEGSGSPASSVYMEDKCLTPSTSVALSKDATTSNDAACEIPEGPILRLFGKRVVVNNLDQQPSSNTGSLQHVADMELDASDETPTSGTGKLSSQVTEEAKTWCPWLTGTQQFMYYLPQGEVFSMHSACQFLNYGNGSISYTVLNAQTVTSNKQQNQPSQAVDCKVTRAEGSWTESNTTSSSVAETTKNSDSIECTKVNNDEGKVIPVPGSRKCASTVPPCLRGFVPYKKCTAQSKMLQSEETGEEADRDMTRLCL from the exons ATGGCTCGTTTTCAG GCGATGAACGATCAAAGGCCTGCTGCAGATCACGTTGGCCATGGAAACTTCATGGATCATCTGAAGAACACTCTGAACTCCGGTGACATGGACTTGCCAGGAGGAGCGCGAGCCCCTAAG GCACGCAAGCCATACACGATATCCAAGCAGAGGGAGAAATGGACCGAGGACGAGCACAAGCTCTTCTTGGAGGCTCTGCAGCAGCACGGCCGTGCCTGGCGCCGTATACAAG AGCACATAGGCAGCAAGACTGCCGTGCAAATCAGGAGCCACGCGCAGAAGTTCTTCTCCAAG GTCATCCGAGAATCCTCTGGGGATAGCAACAGCGTAGCTGCTCCACCGCAAATTCAGATTCCGCCGCCACGGCCAAAGAGGAGGCCAACACACCCATACCCGCGCAAGCTGGGTAATTCAGTCGGCAAGGATGCCTCTGCAATCAAACAGCTTCAGAAGCCCCCGTTGCAGACACAGTCCCTGTCTGAGCAGGAGAATTGCTCACCGAAATCTGTGTTATCCACAGCACAGATTGACTCCGAGACCCTGCAAACTGAAGGTAGTGGATCACCAGCTTCCTCGGTTTACATGGAGGACAAATGCCTCACACCAAGCACATCAGTAGCACTTTCCAAG GATGCCACCACTTCCAATGATGCGGCATGTGAAATACCTGAAGGTCCAATTCTTAGGCTATTTGGCAAGAGGGTTGTGGTTAATAATTTAGATCAGCAGCCAAGCTCCAATACTGGGAGCCTACAACATGTGGCAGACATGGAACTGGATGCTTCAGATGAGACACCAACTAGTGGAACTGGGAAGTTGTCTTCCCAAGTTACAGAAGAAGCAAAGACATGGTGCCCATGGCTGACCGGTACACAGCAGTTTATGTACTATCTTCCTCAAGGGGAGGTGTTCTCTATGCACTCTGCTTGCCAATTCCTCAACTACGGTAATGGAAGCATATCTTACACAGTGTTGAACGCACAGACAGTTACCTCAAATAAGCAGCAGAACCAACCATCTCAAGCTGTAGACTGCAAGGTCACGAGGGCAGAAGGATCATGGACGGAGTCGAACACAACCTCCAGCAGTGTGGCTGAAACAACTAAGAATTCAGATTCTATAGAATGCACGAAAGTAAACAACGATGAAGGCAAAGTGATACCTGTTCCAGGTTCAAGGAAATGTGCGAGCACAGTTCCACCCTGCCTTCGAGGTTTTGTACCATACAAGAAGTGCACAGCTCAAAGCAAGATGCTGCAGTCAGAGGAAACTGGGGAGGAGGCAGATAGAGACATGACAAGGCTGTGCCTGTAA
- the LOC136492274 gene encoding uncharacterized protein: protein MRLNAENLKASEPVNAPTHAARPTTYGLDCTRSAYQCAPCRYALHPACARVRRTVRHPAHPEHPLSLRLATPYQSGIYTCDACRTGGHEFVLHCQHCQFDLHLPCAALPAEVVASRAHPLRLAYDNLHRGGQGVVVICTVCRQGIIPEQWLYGCHRRDDFAAHVGCAVPDAQIKRVYPRIDMQRVRAEQEASQTAALLQQYQQMSVLSSAQSSMFASNAASMLGVTLEGLKLGARMSDDNLAINFNKSGTGDQIRKREEYYRQVKERANQRNRESENTGRNEKLNKEDDTLIHISHRHPLHLTDIPGGDTAPPYCHACRFPCTGSIYQCVPCRYVLHPSCARFRCDPCAFDLHLPCAALPAAATAPAHRHRQRLTLTYEDPRRGMGSFDFCALCRKGYSTVRWFYPCRECGVGGHVGCVVPDMPLRDEYAALDKEQAAVGPWQTRLRGRRLRFRSPSSWRNFSTSRGSSS from the exons ATGCGTCTGAACGCCGAAAATTTGAAAGCAAGCGAACCTGTAAACGCGCCAACACACGC TGCGCGCCCGACTACCTACGGCCTCGACTGCACGCGGTCCGCCTACCAGTGCGCGCCGTGCAGGTACGCCCTGCACCCGGCGTGCGCTCGCGTGCGCCGCACGGTGCGCCACCCGGCGCACCCCGAGCACCCGCTCTCCCTCCGGCTCGCGACGCCGTACCAGTCCGGCATCTACACCTGCGACGCGTGCCGCACCGGTGGCCACGAGTTCGTGCTCCACTGCCAGCACTGCCAGTTCGACCTGCACCTCCCGTGCGCGGCGCTGCCTGCAGAGGTGGTCGCGTCGCGCGCGCACCCGCTCAGGCTCGCGTACGACAACCTGCACAGGGGCGGGCAGGGCGTGGTCGTCATCTGCACCGTGTGCAGGCAGGGCATCATCCCGGAGCAGTGGCTCTACGGGTGCCACCGGCGCGACGACTTCGCCGCCCACGTCGGCTGCGCCGTGCCGGACGCGCAGATAAAGCGTGTGTACCCGAGGATCGACATGCAGAGGGTGCGAGCGGAACAGGAGGCGAGCCAGACGGCGGCGCTGCTGCAGCAGTACCAGCAGATGTCGGTGCTCAGCAGCGCGCAGTCGAGCATGTTCGCGAGCAACGCCGCGTCCATGCTGGGCGTCACCCTGGAGGGCCTGAAACTGGGCGCGCGTATGTCGGATGATAACTTGGCAATCAACTTCAACAAGTCAGGGACGGGGGACCAGATCAGGAAGAGGGAGGAATATTACAGGCAG GTAAAGGAGCGAGCAAACCAAAGGAATCGTGAAAGTGAGAACACTGGGAGAAATGAGAAGCTAAATAAAGAGGATGATACCTTGATCCATATCAGCCACCGCCACCCGCTCCACCTCACCGACATCCCCGGCGGCGACACGGCGCCGCCGTACTGCCATGCTTGCCGCTTCCCGTGCACTGGTTCCATCTACCAGTGCGTGCCGTGCCGATACGTCCTGCACCCGTCGTGCGCCCG CTTCCGCTGCGACCCGTGCGCGTTCGACCTGCACCTTCCCTGCGCGGCGCTGCCGGCAGCGGCCACCGCGCCCGCGCACCGGCACCGGCAGCGGCTCACGCTCACGTACGAGGACCCGAGGAGGGGCATGGGCTCGTTCGATTTCTGCGCGCTGTGCCGCAAGGGCTACAGCACGGTGAGGTGGTTCTACCCGTGCAGGGAGTGCGGCGTCGGCGGGCACGTCGGCTGCGTCGTGCCGGACATGCCGCTGAGGGACGAGTACGCCGCCCTCGACAAGGAGCAGGCCGCCGTGGGCCCGTGGCAAACGCGGCTACGTGGCCGGAGGCTCCGGTTCCGGAGTCCCAGCAGCTGGAGGAACTTCTCAACGAGCAGGGGATCGAGTTCGTGA